In the Glycine max cultivar Williams 82 chromosome 6, Glycine_max_v4.0, whole genome shotgun sequence genome, TGGAAGGTGAATCTTGTTAATTTATATAACAGTTTAACTCTATAATTAcatgatctttttatttttgaaagtgaAGTGGGAAGCTTTGAATTACTCCCATAAAACCTGGATTTGCTTCTCTGATTTACTCCTAGATTGGCTGGTTTATTTGGTTATTAAACAATTAATGCAAAAGTTGTTCTACTTGTAAACGTGGACATATCATGGGCCAGTTCAATTATCTTCTTGAAATAGCCAACTTGAtcttgttataaaaatattggttaTGATAATTCCATGTTTATTGGTGGTTTTAATTTActgaaacaaatgaaaaagaaaaagcaagcTGGTTTTACatctttttaaatttgtgattcttccttttcattCAGTAGAGGAAAATGTTCTTGTTTGTAGAAATTTTACCTTGTGGCATTGATTGGATCATTTTGTATTGACTGtacatgcattttatttatatgaatgcAAGTGAAGCAATAGAAGCTTcttatttgataattatttcACTTCTCATCAATGTTTGCTTATACTTTTTGTGTTGACAGTTATGACGATAAAGCTGTAACTCTGAAAATATTGCAAAAGCTAAAGCTTGAGAATTTTCAGGTGTTCTTCTTTGGGCCCATGCATACTGCTGTTGTTCATAAAAACTTGGGTGTAAAAGCATAAATGAATTTATGTTggtcatattttgatttttttatctgttCAGTTAGGTAGGACCAAGGTATTTCTCAGGGCTGGTCAAATTTGCATTTTAGACTCTAGACGTGCGGAAGTTTTGGACAATGCTGCAAAGTGTATTCAGCGTCGACTGCGGACATTTATTGCGCGCCGGGATTTCATCTCAATCCAAGCTGCTGCTCTTTCTATTCAAGCATGCTGCAGGGGTCAGCTTTATtgacatttaataaaaatataaattaattcccctttaattactttttaaaacttatGGTCAATAAATATATGCcagttgtgattttttttattgaatataatgACTTAAAATGTGCTTGATTTGTACTGCATTGGCCATTGGCCCTTTTAGAACTTCATGAACTAAACGATCATTGTTAGTGCAAGCATTTCTCATGTAGATTTAGGATCTTTAAACTGTATGTAGGATTTAACTCCTCTAAAGTGGAGATGGCGCAGCAGTAACAACTATTGTCGTTCAGAAATATATTTGTAtgtcttttataaatattaattagaaaatcaatGGTCGTGTTTTTCATAGCGTCATAGTTTGTTTTACATGTGCATGTATTTAATCACAATCTCAACCATTGATTTATAATCAATGGTTATAACTACACTTTATCTTCCAAGTGCACTTCACTTTAGAGGAACCCAATCAATTAATTGTCCTGGTCCTCATCAGTTTTTCTTCTTATAGGATGCATTGGCCGAAAGATATATGCTTCTAAACGGGAGACAGCAGCAGCTATCTCCATTCAGAAATATATCCGTATGTGTCTGATGAGGCATGCTTATGTGAAATTATATTATTCTGCTATTATTGTACAATCCAATGTTCGTGGTTTCACAACTCGGCAAAGATTCCTGCATAGAAAAGAACACAAAGCTGCCACTTCTATTCAGGTATTTTATCAAGAGATGGAGTTGTATCATATCCTTTAAAATGTCGAAGCAATGGCATGTtcttcattttaatatattcattCCATTTTGCATATTCTGCTTATAGCATTgaattaatgaattatttttgtgtgtaaTTTTGACTGATtgtgtaaaatattattttgtagatTTTTTAGTTTCATCTCTCATGTATTCATGTTTATAAGCATAATAATGCATTATTTGTTTTCAATTGTTCCCTGCATTACTTTCAATTACTTGCCATTTTTATTTGGTTGGCAAGATGGATTCTGATGTATTATCTTGTTTATAATACGTACCATTGATATATAGGTCTATTGGAGGATGTGCAAGGCTCGGTCTGCCTTCCTAAAACATCAAAATTCAATTGTAGCAATACAATGCCTTTGGCGGTGTAAACAAGCAAAAAGAGAGCTTCGCAGACTTAAACAAGTgaggttttctttcttttttccagGTGGAGGAGAGAATCAAGTAGAAGTTGTTCTCACTACCTTATTGTTTtttgatttatcttttttagGAGGCTAATGAAGCTGGAGCCTTGCGTTTAGCTAAGAATAAACTTGAGAAACAATTGGAAGAGCTTACATGGCGTTTGCATcttgagaagaaaataaggGTATTACTTCCGAAAAGAAAGAGATGTTATGGCTTGgttgtgttcaattttgattcCTTGTAAACGAAAGAGTGTTTTttgacattttattttgttgctgCGCCACGTTCTGAAAAAGAATAAGCTTTTCTTTTGCTAATGTCATGCATATGTTTTTTGACATGCAGTGGATTATGACTTATGAGTGCACCTGGTTATTTCTGTGTCATGACTTTTTTGGTAatggttaaattgttttgtcAATTCTTAGTTTAAAATTATCCAATTAACACTATATATTTCAAGCAAATTTTCATTGTTTCTGAGTCTTATGATTTGATGCAATTTATAATTCACAATTCAAAAATTAACTTGACAATTCATGATTTTTGTTGTGATTTGTATATTTGTTTTGGCTTTGTTTTCTGGTATGGgaatttcttttcctccatctttttattgttttatctttataaCTCCAAtagaatttcttttattaaaaaatgtgtcCTCATGCATAATTGCCATTTTTTCTGTAAATTATTGgtttatgttttcaaattttctgTCATTTAATTTCTCTGCTGACTGAATTTTAGACCAACAGTGTGTACTGTCCATCAGTTCACTTTGATTATATTAAAGAAAGAGTTTGATTTATACAGGTGAGATTTGGGGAACTTGTGATAATGTATTCTTCGTTGTCATGCAGGTTTCTAATGAAGAGGCTAAGCATGTTGAGATTTTCAAGCTACAGAAGATGGTAGATGCTCTGAATCTTGAATTAGATGCAGCTAAACTAGCAACAATTAATGAGTGCAACAAAAATGCAGTTTTGCAAAATCAGTTGCAATTGTCAGTAAAGGAAAAATCCGCTTTAGAAAGAGAGCTAGTTGCAATGGATGAAGTGCGAAAGGAAAATTCTCTATTAAAGGTGCTTGATGTTGAATAGTTGTGTTCATTTgagtttgtttgattttgacAATACATATGAATTTCAATTATTCTTGCTATGCAAATATATGGCAAGATTTTTCAACTTCTTTGTGTGGTCTAGAATCTAGCTTGAAATACTTCACAAAtctattttcattgtttttctgcaagaatttatccttttaatCTGTGTGATGTATGCAAATTGGAGTAGAAATGGGCTGGGCTGTGCTATACAATGCCTGAACCTGGCCTATTGCCCAAATTAAAGGCCTGAGATTGAACTGTTTACCCTATATAAGCATTGTTTTGAGGCCTAAATCGGCCTGAAAGCTTATTAAAAGCTTTCTTTATTTACAAACATACCTAGGCTAATTACAAGTATAGTTAAGCCAGCGAGTTTAAGTCTTCCAGTAGACCAATGGGTATATAATTTAGGCTTAGTTGCACTTTTTACCCCtagctttttaatttttgatgaattttactCCCAACAAATTAATTTGGTGCATCTTATCCCCAACTTTAACCCCAACTTAAAAGAAACTTGAGGAATTTACCCTCTGTCATTTTACTCCTAACAAAATTGCACTTTTTACTcccatctttttattttttttggcaaattttACCCTCAATTTGTGTGCTTATTAATGGAAAAATGGCTGGTGTAAAATTcacaagtttcttaaaatttGGGGGGTAAAATTTGCCAAATATTAAAAAGTTGGGGgtaaaaaatgcaattaagcctataatttaaaattgtagtaaaaatttaatacaataacattattatcattgtattatttgtattgatttaaatagaaaaaaaatacattcgaGTAAGTATACTCTTAAAGCCTGGTATCTTAGCCCTAAAAGGCTTTTTGGATGACGTCTAAGTCTAGCCTAATTAACTAAATAGGTTTTAAAAAGGTTTTGGCTTGACATATTTAGTGAATAGGCAAAATCTACCCGAGGCCTGATGTGGGCTATAGATCATAAGCCCCCAAAATATGGTCTGACCTATTTTCTTCTCTAATGCAGACTCATGCTATAATTTGCAGAAAATGAGGTGTGGTTATGGGTGATGTGGGATATGCtagatttaaaaatttgaagatgGGTTACTGGTAGAGAGCCTAAGTGTAATGTTTGTGCTGGGTCAAAAAAGTGGTTAAACATTGAGTTTggattttttcattaaaggccAAAGTGGGTGAAAATGTTTCGGTTTTACTTCTCACTTGAGTGAGATGGCATGGGATAATATAATGTGAAATGTTTCACTTGATTTTTAGGTTCATTGGTTGTCAAAAGTGGTTTTACTTGGTTCATCTTCAGGTTCTAGGCTTATGGTTGGACAAGGATGgagtgttgattttttttttttttttttttatgtttttagtttccTTGTATGATTAGGAGAGAATTAGTTGGATGGTACTTGCGTTTGCTGGCTGCTACATCTTCATCAAGCGTATAATAATCTTATTTGTTAGGTTAAGGATATATCTACTTTTTTTATCCGTAGTATGTAACTGAAAATCTGTTCAAAATAGGACATGTGTTGGCTTCTGCTATAATTTTTTGGTagttctttttccctttttaattcatttacgTTCAGATTGGattgcctttttttttccctGGGCTTTGTTGCTACTCTAGTTACATATAAAAccatttaaatgtttttacccAACAAAGTAATCTTTTAGGATAGTTGGTTGACTTGGTTCATGATATGGTATTAGAGCATTTATGATCATGTGGTCTGTAGTTTGATCCTTGTCTCTATTCTTCCAAGTTGGTAAAAGATTAATTTCAGCTTCTGCATGAGGTAGGGTGGGCTTGTGCACTGTTTACCCTTGAAACTCAAAGGGCTCTTGCTTGAAGGCATGTGTGAGATATGAAATCATTCATTTGCTTTCACTTATTAGTTTAAGCTTTTAGAATGAATGGTTCAAGCCATTTTCGTCCCTATCTCACTTTCTTTTTTGTCTGTCCTTTCTAATAAATTCTGTTACATAGGATTTCTTGTCTGACATGTGTAGGGTTCATTGGATGCCTTTGAAAAGAAGAGCACGGCTTTGGAGCTTGAGCTTGTGAATGCTCGGAAAGACCATGATAAAACCATTCAGAAAATGAGGGAGTTTGAACATAAGTGTTCTGAACTTGGGCAAAATGTCAAAAGGTGCCTTTTCTTCTGCTTTCCTTTTTCCTGTTTTACAAATTCATTTAGTTTTAGTACCAAAGGTGCTGTATCTTCCCATTCCAAAGTTTTGTTTGCTTGCCTTTATTAGAGTTTGAGCTTTGTTAAAAGTTTTGGTGGTTCATGTGCAGTGTGGTTTACTTAAATggctattgtttttttgtttgtaattctcattttcctattttatttttaatgtagtCTTGAAGGAAAGCTATCAAGTTTAGAGGATGAAAATCACGTGCTTCGTCAGAAAGCCTTAAGTGTATCTCCTAAGAGTAACCATCGGGGTTTGACAAAGTCATTATCCGAAGTAAGTTTCTAAATGCATATTGATGTTGATATCAGTTAATGTTTACAGAAGCTGTTTTGCATTATTCCTTATTAATTTGTAACTTTGGTTGGGTTTTCATTTCCCAGACAGCCAATTTAAATGTTTCAAATgttgatgaaaatttaaattctggTATAATAAAATCTATACAATTTACTTTTCTGAAACAGAAATACTCAAGTGCGATAGCCCCCCGCACCGAGCAAAAGCCCACATTTGTAAGATGCCTAGATTTTTGGCTTCTTCTGTTGAAAATAATGACTGAACACAATTATAGCTTTTCTTTTGCTGCAATTTTATGCAGGAATCACCCACACCTACAAAACTTATTCCCCATATTACACGTGGCGGCTTGTCAGACTCTCATCGATCAAAATTAACAGCAGATAGGCACCAGGTATTATTTGCGCTTGAGCACTGTTGTGCTCAGACTTCAGATAACTGCATAAAGTGTAGGAAATGTAAGAATCAATTGACTTAGGCATGGATACAACACTAATAAAACTGAAATGTGGTGCAAAAcaagaatgaaatgtatatattatcaattttataCCTAAACATATTCATCAGAAGCTAGGATTGACTGTGCTTTGCATTTTGCCAAATATTGTGCCCTATAGGCTTATTGATACCATGTGTTGTGCAGGATAACTATGAACTCCTCTCTAGGTGCATCAAAGAGGATTTGGGGTTCAAAAATGGTAAACCTCTGGCAGCTAGTATCATATACAAATGTCTTCATCATTGGCATGCATTTGAATCTGAGCGGACAGCCATATTTGATTACATAGTTGATGGAATTAATGATGTCATTAAGGTAAATAATTTGCTCTTATAGTACTGTATTTGAATTGTGGGATGcttctataatttttatgagATTTAGTTCATTAGAGTGGCATCTGTTTCAGGTTGGAGACGATGACATTGTCTTGCCATATTGGCTGTCCAATACATCTGCACTTCTATGCCTCTTGCAAAGGAACTtgcattcaaatgtttttttaacaacCACTGCTCAACTTTATACCAGATCATCTGGCTTGACCAGCCGAATAGGGAATGTGAGTTATCAAGTTGAATATTGATATCAGATTTTTTCCCCTACTTGCACATTTGAAATGCTTTTCTTCTACTATGTGGGTGATGTTTGACTTGGTTCAAACAATTGCAGTTCTCTGATGGGGCAAATACACCAAAGAGCTGAATAGATAGTACACTGTCATAATTTTTCCCTGTCCTAGTAAACCTCAAATGCTAGACAGAGACTGTTTCCATTGAAAGGCTACCAGATGAGTAGTAATAGATGAACAGAAATGTAGAAACAAATGAGCAACAGCTTCTGCTGAACCAACAAATTAGACATATATCTGGTATAAGCTTTGTAGGGCGAATCTTTAACATCCtacttaaactttttttctgAACAGCTCTGATCCTGGACACTTGACAAAACCTAATTATCATTTCACTTTACAAAATTCCCAGATACAAATTTCCTTCCCATTACTGGTCTTGAGCCTTAATTCTGCAGTGTTAATTTCCTTCCCAGTACCAGTCCTGTGCCATGATTCTATGCAGAATACTGGATCAGCAAATGATCAACTTGTACTATTGCAGTATCTTCATGGACAGAAAGCCTGTAATGATTGCAACTTTATCAACACTTTTGAAACCCTTATTGCTAAAATGCTCTTCCTTCTAAAGTTTTTTCTCTTACAATCTTCTGCTCATTATGCTGATGATGGCTGCTAGGAGAAAGCTAAATGATGCAGAAAGTGGAGAACAACCTATTTATTTCATTGTTTAGAATGTTTGATGATTTGatcattttgttatatattcaaCTTTCAGTTACTTATTATTCGAGACAATATATGATATAAGTAACCATTATTGGATTCTTTTAGAGGTTGTGTGATTATTGCATTGTTTTTATCTGttgatttatttggttttggtgccatgagtttttttcttcttcagatTTTGCATTTCACCCTAGTTGGTTGTCTCCCAGTCCCTGCTTTCTTTATCTACATTCTTATTTAGTTTGACTTCCCATTTTCAGGGAATGAggtctccattgaagcttcttGGATATGATGATAGTGCATCACATGTGGAGGCAAGATATCCAGCTATTCTTTTTAAACAACAACTAACTGCTTGTGTAGAGAAGATTTTTGGCCTTATACGGGATAATTTGAAAAAGGATCTGTCTCCACTTCTGGGATCATGTATTCAGGTGGCATTTCTTACTCCTTGCTGATATTTTGGGGATTCAAGTAATGTGCGACTAAATTGGCAAGTCATATTTTGTGAATCATTGTGGTTTTATTCTTGGTTCCACTATAATCTTATAGTTCTAAACCATAATtttgaatcaaaattttaatgacTGTTTGACTTGACTTCATTACTTGAGTTGAATTTAAGTTCAATAGTAAGATGTTTGTTGTGGGAAGCTAAGGTTTAGAGTTTATAGAGGAATGTAAAGAAACCATTTGGTTGTACAAGGTAACAAACTTTTGATTTTGATGGTTAACTTCTTTCTTGTGGCTACTACGTGATGCTGTTAAATACGAGAGTTGGAAAAACTTAGGTGATGGTTGAGGTTGGCAGAGATGCCTTTGTTTTGCCAAGTGATTTTCCAACCTCCATTTTTGGAACCAATTTTACTCATTACTTGCATTGATGATTTTACGGCTTTGGATTGTTGTCTTTCAACAGCTGCtatatatttttccttaatttcAGATTCTTATGTTACTAATATATAGAATATTTGCAGTTATAAATgaattgatcatttttttttatgtatcctTATAATAATCTCTTGAAgactttttctgtttttatgaaGTTTAAACTCAGCactaataattttacattaactgataaaaatatctaaattggaatttaattgtaaatttacattaaaatggGACTTAGATCTTAGCGTCCCTTTTTGAGGACTTGCTTTATGCTATAACACAATGGTGTTATTTGATTCATGTAGCCAATCCCACTTAGTGCGAAAGTGCTTTTGTCGTTGTCATGCTTTAATTTCTTGGTTTTTTAGATAATgttttacaaaatcaattttcttattatatatgatactgGTTAGGCACCTAAAACGGGTCGAGTGCAAGGTGGAAAATCATCTAGATCTCCTGGTGGGCTTCCTCAACAATCACCCGTTGCTCAATGGGACAACATCATCAATTTTTTGGATTCACTCATGAGCCGCTTATGTGCAAATCatgtatgttatttatttttgtattgattGGTGTCACCATTTGATCTGTGCTCTACTTTTTTTGTCGTCTTTGTAATCATTTGTTTGGACATTGAGACAGAATGTCCAAACAAATGATTACGGTTTCATTATTTGAACTATGgttatcaaaattcaaaactatAACGGACCAACCAGAAACTGGCCAAGCATCCTGTCCAAAACCGTTCTAGCATGAAAGAACTGAATGAAAACTGGACTTGAACCAGGCAAACTGGTAGTTCCACCAGTTTAATTAGTTCTTCAAAACActcgtttattttattttataaatgtctAACATATTTGAATATGAAGGAGTCATCCTCAATGAATGTtgttatatgaattattttgtttctatttgtAGATGTTACTATTGCTAATGGGTATTGTTGTATTGTTGAACTAAAATGTTGTCTTATTTGATTTGACTTTATGTGTACAGTTTTGAATGTTAGTGTTATAAGTTTTGGCATTCATAAGTGATTTTTAATGTTGTGAAGTTAtcaattttatgttgtttttagtttattatattaaaatttataaaatactaatttgattattattggTTCAATCACAGTtagaatatttattattgaacTGATGCTCTTATCGGTTTAATGACTGGgttggttttcaaaatattgacaattttcaattgaattcaTTTGGGATTTTGTTTATCTAGCTTTGTAGTATTCTTCTCGTGGTCTTTTTAGTTGGGTGTCTTTGTTATCTTTGAAGAGATTGGCATGCTGCATTACTATGTTTTCTTGttccttttgttgttgttgcatcaTCGTTAGTCTGAGGATTTCTTATCCACCTTTTATATCTGACTTTGAAGCTTTGGTGTGGTGAGCTGAAATAGTATAGTTCTTTGAAAGCAGAGATACCCAGTGCTTCTTTGTTAGACACTTAGTTGAGAACATAGTATCAATTCACATTTCTGTTAGAAAAGACATAAATAATGATcctataaaaaacaaaaaagaaatgaataataattttttttaacagcaaatcaaaatattattgtatGCAGGCCACGAATTGCAACCTTAACAAAAAGTAACATGTTACAAATCAGACTAGAGACATTAACGAAATAATCCCTAGCTAGAAATCAAAGAAAtgattaatgatattttgtgcTTATGAATTTAGCTGCCTGTTTTAATAAGTATCAACCATTCAATATGATCTATTTTTCCCCCTCATCCTTTCTTACCCTATGTGCAGGTACCATCCTTCTTCATCCGCAAGTTAGTTACTCAGGTTTTTTCCTTCATCAATATTACACTCTTCAACAGGTAAAAACCTCTATTTACTAGAtggcattttttgttttctcaaatCACTAACTCACtttgtttattgaattgattttctgTAGTTCAgttctctaattttttattttaatttccccATAATATCTTTTAGCCTTCTGTTGCGGCGTGAATGTTGTACTTTCTCAAATGGTGAATATGTAAAGTCTGGTCTCGCAGAACTTGAGAAATGGATAGCAAATGCAAAAGAGGAGGTAAACCGAGCTTTGATATTACTCCATGATTTTAGTTTTAAGGTTTAACCAGGTACTTCTGAAGTGCAGTATGCAGGAACGTCCTGGCATGAGCTGAATTATATAAGACAAGCTGTTGGGTTTCTGGTATAAGCATTACCTTAGTTGTACTTTTGTCTCAAATAGCACTGCTATACCATATTTATTCTTTCATTTGTTTGAATTGTACAGGTAATACATCAGAAGAGGAAAAAATCTTTGGAAGAAATTCGGCAGGATCTTTGTCCGGTATGATTAtcattaattgtatttattattgcAACATCTCTTATATCACACATTGATACTGAATAGCTTttcaatctcaatttttttaagttccGTCATTTCATTAAGATGCATGAGAAATTGAAGCTTATTTTTGGGGAATACAATTACAGCAACTTATGGCCATGACCTGTGGCTTGTGGGTATACCATCTTAGATTCTTATAATGCGAGtttaggcctaactcaaccccaaaagctagcttaaggggtgagggttgcccctcacttatatattcttatATGGCTTTATCTTTAACCGATGTGAGACTTGGGTTTTTCCCAATAGTATAAAATGCCTGCATGTGAATGTCAATATTTGCTCCAAtgtaattgattcatttatttgttaaattattattttctttcaataaaatatgTTGGTGTCTTTTATGCCAGACATATCTAAGAAAACCAGGGTAACAGTTGGATTGTCAATGCACTGTGTTGGGAGGGAGGAACTTGCTTCCTTCTTTCCAAATATTTAtgccatttattattttttcgttTTGTTGTTTCATATGTATCTCATTATTTACATGCATCACAGGTGAAATATTCTCATTTGTGCTTTTTCTGaaataatacaatttaaagAAAAGTTAACCTATTCCAAGTCACTTCTTAACAGGCATTGACTGTTAGGCAAATTTATCGAATCAGTACCATGTACTGGGATGACAAGTATGGAACCCAGAGTGTGTCCAATGAGGCAAGTTGTGTTTTAGATtgatttaaaatacttttatgaTGGTGATTTCCTTGGAGTTCTGAACTGCATATGGTGAACAGGTAGTTAGTGAAATGAGGGAAATTGTGAGCAAGGACAATCAGAGTTTGACCTCTAATTCATTCTTGTTGGATGATGATATGAGGTAGTTTGCTTTAAACCACCAAAGTTCTTTTCAGTTGCTTGTAGTTTTAGCAAGTGATTGGTGTTCTAATTATTGGCATGCTACAAAGCAAATTTGGTTTCTAAgatgttttaattataatttcctACTTGGTAATAAACTAATAATCCTTTTATGTGGTTCTGAAACAAAGCAGAATCTAGTGTCTTAATTTGATCATGTCATGTAGCATGTCTAGGTTAAATTGCATTGAAtacttgattcttctttggGTTGACAGAACTACATTTGCCACATTGTCACTGATGTGTAGGATTTTCTATGCTTACTCAAGAATATAAATCTCTGATTCTTTAGACATTTCCTGCGGTAAAATATTTCCATAGGACCTATAGTATTATTGGAAATTCCATTTGCTTTGATCCCCTCATCTTaaccttcaatttttaattttttttgtgcagCATTCCTTTTTCTGCTGAAGACATAGACAAGGCAATCCCTGCTATAAATACTGATGACATTGATCTTCCAGCATTTTTGTGTGAATATCCCTGTGCCCAGTTTCTTATTTTACATAAGTAATTGATCTGCACTACAATTGGAAGATCGTTGCTTGAAACTTAACTTCAACATTTGATCTCTGGAATTAAATGGCAACACAACCCAGTCGGAAATGTTTCCCTTCAAGTGGATGGCATTCTTAGTTGTCATCAGGTTTACTGGTCTGTCACCAAATACATTTGGTAATCTGTTGATATTAATTACCAAtcagagaagaaaaaatgattttctttgtttgatttgtaactTCTCTCCGAGTTACTTAGTTAAGCCAGCAAGCTCTGTAATTATCTAAAGATAGGACTACAGTATAGTCTTGACGTGCTGCTTCTATTATTGCAGCCCATCGTCTCTcgtatttatcatttaaattttatgttatattCTATGTAGGTATGCAATTGTAATCAGAGCCTTGgccaaagaaattaaaagttttattctTTGATGTAAAAATGCTGATGAATTCCAGTCTTCgagttacattttttattcctttcaaACTTCATGATTCAGCAGTGTGATGCTGgtgatgcttcctttgaaaaggTAGAAGATCGGCTATACATAAGTTCGTAATGGAAGATCAGCTTATGGGTATCTTTGGCTGACTTTGGATGCCATTGTTTAATTTTGGAAGTGTCGCACAGTTCTGCTGCCAATTAGAGAAAATCTTGGTTAGGGCGAGAAAAATGACTGATGAGCATATCATCATTTCAATTGAGTATGATGCGTGTAATGAGTTTTTTTGTGGCATTATTTTTGCCTTCACGGTGCAGGACGAGCTGCCAAcggtttttgtttctttgccttaatttctatatttttcctATCCTAACATATAATGTCTACGTTTGTTTCGACCAacggtttttgttttttttgcccTAATTTCTATGTTTTCCCTATCCTAACATATAGTGTCTACGTATGTTTCGACCAacggtttttgttttttttgcctTAATTTCTGTTTTTCCTATCCTATCTTAACGGTAACAGTAGCAAGCCTTCTGACGAATAGGGTTTCTACTTTCTATGGAGAGTCTCAAAATTCTGAAATCTGAAGGACTAAAACCAAAAGGGAAGTAGTTAGTGCATGGTCTGCCGAGGCCGTATGATAGGTTAAccatatatcaaatttaaataccTACTATTGGTATCTCTGCAGCCTACTGCTCGCATAGACAAATAGCACATGagcaaaatatttcatttaaagtGGTTATTAAAACACGGTTGAGCTAATGAGTCAGTTTATTATGATGGATGAGCTGCTTCATTCCCCAGGGAGGAGCTATGCATCTTTACTGTTGCAGCAGTGGAACAATTTTGAATATCAGCTAAGGAAAAGGACCAGCATGATGAGAAACCGTGCTGCATAGGAGAGGATGAAGCTGTACTTGAACTGCATGCTCAATTTTGgggatgtagtggtggaagagg is a window encoding:
- the LOC100796413 gene encoding myosin-15 isoform X2 — its product is MMNGGQSQSILVSGESGAGKTETTKLIMQYLTFVGGRAAGDDRTVEQQVLESNPLLEAFGNARTVWNDNSSRFGKFVEIQFDSNGRISGAAIRTYLLERSRVVQITDPERNYHCFYQLCASERDVEKYKLGKPSHFHYLNQSKVYELDGVSSAEEYMKTRRAMDIVGISHEDQEAIFSTLAAILHLGNVEFSPGKEHDSSVIKDEKSRFHLQMAANLFRCDLNLLLATLCTRSIQTREGNIIKALDCNAAVAGRDALAKTVYARLFDWLVDKINGSVGQDINSQKQIGVLDIYGFECFKDNSFEQFCINFANEKLQQHFNQHVFKMEQEEYNKEEINWSYIEFIDNQDVLDLIEKKPIGIIALLDEACMFPKSTHETFSTKLFKHFLSHPRLEKEKFSETDFTLSHYAGKVTYHTNTFLEKNRDYVVVEHCNLLSSSKCPFVSALFPLLAEESSRSSYKFSSVASRFKQQLQSLMETLNTTEPHYIRCVKPNSLNRPQKFENTSVIHQLRCGGVLEAVRISLAGYPTRRIYSEFVDRFGLIAPEFMDGSYDDKAVTLKILQKLKLENFQLGRTKVFLRAGQICILDSRRAEVLDNAAKCIQRRLRTFIARRDFISIQAAALSIQACCRGCIGRKIYASKRETAAAISIQKYIRMCLMRHAYVKLYYSAIIVQSNVRGFTTRQRFLHRKEHKAATSIQVYWRMCKARSAFLKHQNSIVAIQCLWRCKQAKRELRRLKQEANEAGALRLAKNKLEKQLEELTWRLHLEKKIRVSNEEAKHVEIFKLQKMVDALNLELDAAKLATINECNKNAVLQNQLQLSVKEKSALERELVAMDEVRKENSLLKGSLDAFEKKSTALELELVNARKDHDKTIQKMREFEHKCSELGQNVKSLEGKLSSLEDENHVLRQKALSVSPKSNHRGLTKSLSEKYSSAIAPRTEQKPTFESPTPTKLIPHITRGGLSDSHRSKLTADRHQDNYELLSRCIKEDLGFKNGKPLAASIIYKCLHHWHAFESERTAIFDYIVDGINDVIKVGDDDIVLPYWLSNTSALLCLLQRNLHSNVFLTTTAQLYTRSSGLTSRIGNGMRSPLKLLGYDDSASHVEARYPAILFKQQLTACVEKIFGLIRDNLKKDLSPLLGSCIQAPKTGRVQGGKSSRSPGGLPQQSPVAQWDNIINFLDSLMSRLCANHVPSFFIRKLVTQVFSFINITLFNSLLLRRECCTFSNGEYVKSGLAELEKWIANAKEEYAGTSWHELNYIRQAVGFLVIHQKRKKSLEEIRQDLCPALTVRQIYRISTMYWDDKYGTQSVSNEVVSEMREIVSKDNQSLTSNSFLLDDDMSIPFSAEDIDKAIPAINTDDIDLPAFLCEYPCAQFLILHK